TGAAACAGCCTCATCTCAGAGTCCCGTCCCTCGGCCCTGTACCAAATCACCGTGTGAGGCCTCTGCAACTCAGACTAAACTTAGACCCATACCAGCTCCATGATCCCACAAGTCCATTGCAGATTGCAGTAGACAGGCTGCTAAAGAGACTGATAATACAGAAGCACGCTATGAATCCCCCAAGTCTGTAGATGATAAACAGGTTAGTACCTCTGCCATTTCAGATGACCTGTGTAGAATGAGTCTCAAGTCACCACCAGAGGGCAAGCCACTATCGCTCAAGTTCCCCTAGCCATCCTCAGTCAAAGCGTTTGACCCAGTCTTATCCAGCACGCAGCCCAGAATGCTACACAAACTATGCCCTACATCAGCAATGGCTGCCTTATCGTGCCCCCTCACCTGTTCTTAGTTTTAGAGAACAGCCAGACTACACCATAAGGCCTTATCATCCACCCAGAGACTTTATCCCTGATGGCCGCATGCCTCCTAATAGAGAGAGCATCTATAGAGGTCCTACACCCTCTATTCCTGACTTTACAGCAGAGGACCCAAGGCAGTTTGCAAGGCTGAAGATATCGCTCAAGAATTTGCTGTCACATGATGCCAAGGAACAGTTCAAATACCAGATTCTGATAGAGCATCTGAAATTTGAGGAGGCCCTTCTAATCGCGGACTCCTATAGTAACTGCCGTTATCCCTATACATACACCATGCAATCACTGTCTGAGCACTATGAACAGCCCCACCAGCTGGCATTAGGGAGAATTGCAGAACTGATGGGTGGCCCTAACATTTGTAGCGAAGATACCCAGGCATTCAGGAGGTTTGCCCTCAGAGTCAGAGCATTGGTGGGGATGCTTGATCAGTTGGGTGACAAAGGAAGCATTGAGTTACAGTGTGGTTCACATGTAGCCAGACTCATGTCTAAACTGCCTCACGATCTTAGAGCCAATTTCAAAAGGTAGGTTCACCCTCTCAGAAACCCCATACCAAACCTGCTTGATTTCTCACACTGGCTTGAGTTTGAACTGCAGGTTCAGCCCACAGATAGTAGAGTTAGTATAGGTGAGATGAAGGGACATGGTGCTTTGCAGAAAGAGGCCCAGCGACCACGCAGACACCCTCTACAGGCAGCTGCCATTTTGCACAGTGCAGAGCAGTTCACAAGCATTACAGCTGCCATTAACTCAGAGAAAGAAACCACTGGCAGGTCTGTGTACTGTCACTACTGTAACAATAAACAGCACTTCCTCAACCAGTGTAGTAATTTTGCACAGTTAACAAATGAGTTGAAAACTAACTGGATTAAGTTGAACGAGATGCTGGAGGTGTGGACGGAAACATCAGGCAGCCCAGTGCCAATTGAAAGTCACATGTAAGGTTTGCACAGGAAAGCACTTAACAGCCCTGCATGACATAAATAGCAGGTCCATGGTGACAAAGAACTTTGAAGTTCAAAAAGAAAGTCAATACCTGGACCGTCCAGTAGGGGGTAGCCAAGTTCTCCTGAAACTCAGCAAGGTGCTATTACATCATGGCAAACATACTTTGATGACCTATGCCACTTTGGATGATGGTTCGGAGCGTACCATCTTACTTCATGATGCAGCACAGCAACTCCAACTCAATGGGCAGCCAGAGAATCTCTCCTTGAGAACGGTCAGACACGGCACTCAAGTCATTTCAGGCGCCAAGGTGTTCTTCACACTTTCCCCTGCCTTTCAGCCCAATAAGAGATTCAAGATAAGGGGTGCATTCACTGCAGAACATTTAGGCTTAGCCAAACATTCACATCCAGTGCCAGCTCTATAGGAGAAATTCAAGCATCTCAAAGGTCTGCCTCTTCAAGGCTTTTCTCAAGTGCAACCACTGTTACTCATTGGCTCTGATCACCACCACTTGATTGCCCCTATAGAGCCAGTGCATTTCAGACCACCAGGTGGGCCAGCTGGTGTTAAAACTAGGTTAGGCTGGACACTGCAAGGGCCTGCAAATGTAGTTCAGCACCAGTTACCAGCACAGCAGTGTCTTTTCACATCCGTTGCCTCCCCAGCATCAGAGCTCCTGCAACATGATGAAAGACTCTGGCAGTTAGACACTTTACCTTACCGTAATGAGAAAGTGGTGACATGGTCATGATGTTATCAAGAGGCCATAGATATGCTTGAGGCCAAGACGGTAAGGGTGAATGTAGATGGAGTGCTCAGGTATGCTACACCCCTCTTGCGCAAAAAAGAGATGCCCAAGCTGACAGCACCGAAGGAGGCAGTCCTCCCCCACCTCAGAGGTTTGGAAAAGCAACTTAGTAAAGATCTAGAGTGGCACCTAAATGTCAGTTGTCTATACCGAGATTAGAACTATGTGCAGCACTCACAGGGGCCCAGATGGCAAGGCTTCTAGAAAGAGAACTCAccctggccattcagcagctgaCCTTATGGAGTGACTCTAAAACAGTGCTGACATGGATTCAGTCAGAATCCTGCAGATACAAAGTGTTTGTGGGCACGAGAGTTGCCGAAATTCAGGAGCTGACTTCTCCTCAGGCATGGCGGTATGTTAAGTTTGAAGACAACCCTGCAGAGGACATCACTCATGGTAAATCACTCTGGCAGCTCTCTCAGCCTTCTAGATGGAACCAAGGGCCAAACTTTCTTTGGCAGGACCCAAAATCCTGGCCCAATAACCCAGTGGAGCCAGCCACAGAGAGCACAGAAGAAGAGAAAAAGGTGAGCTTCTGTGGTCTTACTACAATAGATCTTTCTAAGACTATGCAAGACTTCTCTCAGTTTCACAGTTTCATAGAACTGGTTGAGAAAAGAGTACTAGAACAGTATGAACAAACGAAACAGTCAGGAGATTTATCTGCTTCAGACTATGCAACAGCTGAGATCTCTCTTCTAAAGGAAGCACAAGCGACATGCTTCCCTGCTGAAATTGAGGCATTAACGGC
Above is a genomic segment from Megalobrama amblycephala isolate DHTTF-2021 linkage group LG14, ASM1881202v1, whole genome shotgun sequence containing:
- the LOC125246029 gene encoding uncharacterized protein LOC125246029, which produces MARLLERELTLAIQQLTLWSDSKTVLTWIQSESCRYKVFVGTRVAEIQELTSPQAWRYVKFEDNPAEDITHGKSLWQLSQPSRWNQGPNFLWQDPKSWPNNPVEPATESTEEEKKVSFCGLTTIDLSKTMQDFSQFHSFIELVEKRVLEQYEQTKQSGDLSASDYATAEISLLKEAQATCFPAEIEALTAGKPLPSNSRLLTLAPELEKSTDFIRVGGRLRHSDLLDQETAHPIILGPKHPLSQLLIQHFDEKKLHHPGPERVFAEIRRRYWILRGREAVRRHQQKCSECRKWLGKSEIPRMADLPPARLHLYQPAFYSTGVDCFGPFTIKIGRRNEKQWGIIFKCMTTRAVYILKC